One window from the genome of Pedobacter schmidteae encodes:
- the infC gene encoding translation initiation factor IF-3 yields the protein MALGRPGFNRGPRPPFKKKEAEHNINQFIRAQEVRLAGDNVEPGIYPLAKALALADELELDLVEISPNAVPPVCRIIDYSKFVYEQKKKQKEIKANAKQTVIKEIRFGPNTNDHDFQFKLKHAISFLENGEKVRAYVHFKGRAIVYKEQGEILLLKFAQALEDIGKVELLPKLEGKRMFLTLAPKVAKK from the coding sequence TTGGCATTAGGCAGACCAGGATTTAACAGGGGACCACGTCCTCCTTTTAAGAAAAAAGAAGCAGAACATAATATTAATCAGTTTATCAGAGCGCAAGAGGTGCGGTTAGCTGGCGATAATGTTGAACCGGGGATTTATCCTTTGGCAAAAGCTTTGGCCCTTGCTGATGAATTGGAACTGGATCTGGTAGAGATTTCTCCAAATGCAGTACCTCCGGTTTGTAGGATTATTGATTACAGTAAGTTTGTTTACGAGCAGAAGAAAAAGCAGAAAGAGATTAAAGCAAATGCAAAACAGACTGTAATTAAGGAGATCCGTTTTGGACCTAACACAAATGATCACGATTTTCAGTTTAAACTAAAACATGCGATTAGTTTTCTGGAGAATGGTGAGAAAGTTAGAGCTTATGTTCACTTTAAGGGTAGAGCAATTGTTTACAAAGAGCAGGGAGAGATCCTGTTGTTGAAATTTGCGCAGGCCCTGGAGGATATAGGTAAAGTGGAGCTGTTGCCAAAATTAGAAGGTAAGCGTATGTTTTTGACGCTTGCACCAAAAGTTGCTAAGAAATAA
- the thrS gene encoding threonine--tRNA ligase — protein MINITLPDGSSRQYEKGTTAHQIALSISEGLARNVLAAEVNGEVWDSSRPIEGDATVKLLTWNDQAGKATFWHSSAHIMAEALESLYPGTKFGIGPAIETGFYYDVDFGDREFSSDDFKAIENKIIELAKQKEVFERKAVSKADAIAYFEEKGDEYKLDLLEGLEDGKITFYTQGEFTDLCRGPHIPNTGFVKAVKLMNVAGAYWRGDENRKQLTRIYGVTFPKASELTEYLHMIEEAKKRDHRKLGKELELFAFSEKVGMGLPLWLPKGAALRERLVQFLTKAQSKAGYEQVVTPHIGHKNLYITSGHYEKYGKDAFQPIKTPQEGEEFFLKPMNCPHHCEIYKTKPRSYKDLPLRFAEFGTVYRYEQSGELHGLTRVRGFTQDDAHLFCRPDQVKEEFKKVIDLVLYVFKSLGFDNYIAQVSLRDPENKAKYIGSDENWRLAEAAIIEAADEKGLPTVVEYGEAAFYGPKLDFMVKDALGRKWQLGTIQVDYNLPERFELEYTGSDNQKHRPVMIHRAPFGSLERFIAVLIEHCAGNFPLWLSPEQFIILPISEKYEEYAKKVSDELNNSDIRGLIDFRDEKIGRKIRDAEVKKIPYMLIIGEKEMAEGKASVRKHGEGDLGEMTLQEFSELLIKEITV, from the coding sequence ATGATTAATATTACACTGCCTGACGGCTCCAGCCGCCAGTACGAAAAGGGCACTACTGCCCACCAAATCGCTTTATCTATTTCAGAGGGCCTGGCCCGGAATGTTTTAGCTGCCGAAGTAAACGGCGAGGTATGGGATTCGTCAAGACCTATTGAAGGTGATGCTACTGTAAAATTGCTAACCTGGAATGATCAGGCTGGTAAAGCTACTTTTTGGCATTCATCGGCCCACATTATGGCCGAAGCTTTAGAGTCGTTGTATCCGGGTACTAAATTCGGTATTGGTCCGGCTATTGAAACCGGATTTTATTATGATGTTGACTTTGGAGACCGGGAATTCTCGTCGGATGATTTTAAAGCCATTGAAAATAAGATTATTGAGCTGGCCAAACAAAAGGAAGTTTTTGAACGCAAAGCCGTTTCAAAGGCTGATGCCATTGCTTATTTTGAAGAAAAAGGTGACGAATATAAGCTGGACCTTTTAGAAGGCCTGGAAGATGGGAAGATCACTTTTTATACACAAGGTGAGTTTACTGATCTTTGCCGCGGTCCACATATTCCGAATACCGGTTTTGTAAAAGCTGTAAAACTAATGAATGTTGCCGGCGCTTACTGGCGAGGTGATGAGAACAGAAAACAGCTTACCCGTATTTATGGCGTTACTTTCCCGAAGGCAAGTGAACTGACCGAGTATCTTCATATGATTGAAGAGGCGAAGAAAAGGGACCACCGTAAGTTGGGTAAAGAACTTGAATTGTTTGCTTTTTCTGAAAAAGTAGGTATGGGATTGCCATTGTGGTTACCTAAAGGTGCTGCTTTACGCGAGCGCTTGGTCCAGTTTTTAACAAAGGCACAAAGCAAGGCCGGTTATGAGCAGGTGGTTACGCCGCATATCGGGCATAAAAACTTATATATCACATCAGGCCATTATGAAAAGTATGGCAAAGATGCATTTCAGCCGATAAAAACACCGCAGGAAGGAGAGGAGTTCTTTTTGAAACCAATGAACTGTCCGCACCACTGTGAGATTTATAAAACAAAACCACGTTCGTATAAGGATTTGCCTTTACGTTTTGCCGAATTTGGTACGGTTTATCGTTATGAGCAGAGTGGTGAGTTGCATGGTTTAACACGTGTGCGTGGCTTTACTCAGGATGATGCGCATTTATTTTGCCGCCCTGATCAGGTAAAGGAAGAGTTTAAAAAGGTGATCGACCTGGTGTTGTATGTGTTCAAGTCTTTGGGGTTTGATAACTACATTGCGCAGGTTTCGCTAAGAGATCCTGAAAATAAGGCGAAGTATATTGGTAGTGATGAAAACTGGCGTTTGGCGGAAGCTGCGATTATTGAAGCTGCCGACGAAAAAGGTTTACCTACTGTAGTGGAATATGGTGAAGCAGCTTTCTATGGTCCGAAACTGGACTTTATGGTGAAGGATGCTTTGGGCAGAAAATGGCAGTTGGGAACGATTCAGGTAGATTATAACCTGCCGGAGCGCTTTGAACTGGAGTATACAGGAAGCGATAACCAGAAGCACAGACCAGTGATGATCCATCGTGCGCCATTTGGTTCTTTGGAGCGTTTTATTGCGGTTTTAATTGAGCATTGTGCGGGTAATTTTCCGTTGTGGCTTTCTCCTGAACAGTTTATTATACTTCCGATTTCTGAAAAGTATGAAGAATATGCAAAAAAAGTTTCAGATGAACTAAATAATTCCGATATTCGCGGGCTGATTGACTTTCGTGATGAGAAGATTGGAAGGAAAATCAGGGATGCAGAAGTTAAAAAGATCCCTTATATGTTGATTATCGGCGAGAAGGAGATGGCAGAAGGAAAGGCCTCGGTAAGGAAACATGGTGAGGGGGATTTAGGTGAAATGACACTGCAAGAGTTTAGTGAATTATTAATTAAAGAAATAACAGTTTAA
- a CDS encoding (Fe-S)-binding protein — translation MKIELFVPCFVDQLYPETAFNTIKLLEKCGCEVFYNAEQTCCGQPAYNAGYWEQAKETGIKFLNDFTETDYIVAPSASCVGMVKNGFNDLFTNTIVHNKCRNIQSNIFELSDFLVNVLKRDYFGAELDGKAVYHDSCSGLRECKIKEEPRQLLSKVHGLEMVEMKDTDMCCGFGGTFAVKFDAISSAMAQQKVNNALEQGAEYVISTDLSCLMHLQGYIDKNNIPLKTMHLADVLASGWLESTEY, via the coding sequence ATGAAGATTGAATTATTTGTGCCTTGTTTTGTTGATCAGTTATATCCTGAAACTGCATTTAATACCATTAAGTTGCTGGAGAAATGTGGTTGTGAGGTGTTTTATAATGCCGAGCAGACTTGCTGTGGGCAGCCGGCTTATAATGCGGGGTACTGGGAGCAAGCCAAAGAGACGGGGATCAAATTTTTAAATGATTTTACGGAAACGGACTACATAGTAGCACCTTCTGCATCTTGCGTAGGGATGGTGAAGAATGGGTTTAACGATTTGTTTACCAATACTATTGTGCACAATAAATGCAGAAATATACAGAGCAATATTTTTGAGCTTTCGGACTTTTTGGTGAATGTGTTGAAACGCGATTATTTTGGCGCCGAGCTGGATGGGAAAGCGGTTTATCACGATTCCTGCAGTGGATTACGTGAGTGTAAAATAAAGGAAGAACCAAGGCAGCTGTTGTCTAAAGTACATGGACTGGAAATGGTTGAAATGAAAGATACGGATATGTGCTGCGGTTTTGGGGGAACTTTTGCGGTTAAGTTTGACGCCATTTCATCGGCAATGGCCCAGCAAAAGGTAAACAATGCTTTGGAACAGGGAGCTGAGTATGTAATTTCGACTGATCTCTCTTGTCTGATGCATTTGCAGGGTTATATCGACAAAAATAATATTCCGTTAAAAACCATGCATTTAGCAGATGTTTTAGCGAGTGGCTGGCTTGAAAGTACAGAATATTAA
- a CDS encoding MFS transporter — MEKNDKKVIRSWAFFDWANSAYNLVITSTIFPAYYTIITTTEEHGDQVSFFGRTFTNTALSNYTLSVAYLIMVVLLPILSSMADYRGNKKLFMKLFTYMGGLACIGLYFFKLDTLELGIICFGIAAMGYVGGVMFNNSYLPEIATPDQQDAVSAKGYAYGYVGSVLLQLICFAFVLKPALFGITDLSFPPRLSFLLVGVWWIVFAQIPFRKLPAGSPNYEAINKRVIHSGFQELRKVWGQLKHMRFLKTYLTAFFFYSMGVQTVMLAAAGFGEKILHLGTAKLIAVILIIQLVAIAGAMLMSRFAKKVGNIKVLIFVVVIWIVFCFCAYFVSNEYQFYGLAAIAGLIMGGIQSLSRSTYSKFLPENTPDTASFFSFYDVTEKMAIVIGLFSFAFIEEKTGDMRNSIIALASFFIIGLVFLLVLKGVEKKLQLSR, encoded by the coding sequence ATGGAAAAAAACGATAAAAAGGTTATCCGGTCCTGGGCTTTCTTCGATTGGGCCAATTCTGCTTATAACTTAGTCATTACTTCAACTATATTTCCGGCCTATTATACCATCATCACCACGACCGAGGAACATGGTGATCAGGTTAGTTTTTTTGGAAGGACATTTACCAATACTGCTTTATCAAATTACACCCTTTCGGTAGCCTACCTGATTATGGTGGTCTTGTTGCCCATTTTGTCGTCGATGGCCGATTACAGGGGGAATAAAAAGCTGTTTATGAAGCTTTTTACCTATATGGGTGGATTGGCTTGTATTGGGCTTTACTTTTTTAAGCTGGATACCCTTGAACTGGGAATTATCTGTTTTGGTATTGCGGCTATGGGGTATGTTGGAGGGGTAATGTTCAACAATTCCTATCTTCCGGAAATTGCCACGCCCGATCAGCAGGATGCAGTGAGTGCCAAAGGTTATGCTTACGGTTATGTAGGCAGTGTGCTTTTGCAGCTCATTTGCTTTGCTTTTGTGTTGAAACCAGCGTTGTTTGGTATTACCGATCTTTCTTTTCCACCTCGCTTATCCTTTTTACTGGTGGGGGTGTGGTGGATTGTGTTTGCGCAAATCCCTTTTCGTAAACTGCCGGCCGGTAGTCCGAATTATGAAGCCATTAACAAACGGGTGATCCATAGTGGTTTTCAGGAACTACGTAAAGTATGGGGACAGCTGAAACATATGCGTTTTTTAAAGACCTATTTGACAGCTTTCTTTTTTTACTCGATGGGTGTACAAACGGTAATGCTGGCCGCTGCTGGTTTTGGCGAAAAAATATTACATCTGGGGACGGCAAAACTGATTGCGGTAATTTTAATTATACAATTGGTAGCCATTGCAGGGGCTATGCTGATGTCGCGTTTTGCGAAGAAGGTAGGGAATATAAAAGTGTTGATTTTTGTGGTTGTCATTTGGATTGTATTTTGCTTTTGTGCTTATTTTGTGAGCAACGAATATCAGTTTTATGGATTGGCAGCAATAGCAGGCTTGATTATGGGTGGTATTCAATCCTTATCGCGGTCTACCTATTCTAAATTTCTACCCGAAAATACGCCTGATACCGCTTCTTTTTTCAGTTTTTATGATGTGACCGAGAAAATGGCAATTGTGATTGGTTTGTTCAGCTTTGCTTTTATTGAAGAAAAAACCGGTGATATGCGCAATTCAATTATTGCTTTGGCATCATTTTTTATCATAGGTTTGGTATTTTTGCTGGTGTTAAAGGGAGTAGAGAAAAAGTTGCAATTGAGCAGGTGA
- a CDS encoding head GIN domain-containing protein, whose product MKNISLIALFIPVLFAGCENKCIEDSGHQASRSATVKNFDKINVDGAIKLVMTQDSTYKIQVDADSNILAYVKADVSGSELKIKLDYDHYCGSDSIVVRAGIGELKALKLDGSVKVQGEGRIYANDVDFAFSGASDVRMDLSAAKVRTKVDGVGKIDLRGQAGSHELKITGMAKVDAFDFVVGMYNIETDGTGKANINVLNELKVRTSGSSEIYYKGNPKKVDEKKSGATKLEKVN is encoded by the coding sequence ATGAAGAACATATCCCTTATCGCCTTATTTATCCCTGTTTTGTTTGCAGGATGTGAAAACAAATGTATCGAAGATTCCGGTCACCAGGCAAGCCGGTCGGCAACGGTAAAGAATTTTGACAAAATTAATGTAGATGGGGCTATAAAACTGGTGATGACCCAGGATAGCACCTATAAGATTCAGGTAGATGCGGATTCGAACATTCTGGCTTATGTAAAGGCTGATGTTTCAGGATCTGAATTGAAGATTAAGCTGGACTATGACCACTATTGCGGTTCTGACTCTATTGTGGTGCGGGCCGGAATAGGAGAGTTGAAAGCCTTGAAACTTGATGGATCGGTTAAAGTGCAGGGTGAGGGACGTATTTATGCTAACGATGTTGATTTTGCTTTTTCAGGTGCATCGGATGTGCGCATGGATTTGAGTGCTGCGAAGGTGCGTACAAAGGTAGATGGGGTAGGGAAAATTGACCTGAGGGGGCAGGCCGGATCGCATGAACTGAAAATTACCGGAATGGCGAAGGTTGATGCTTTTGATTTTGTTGTTGGGATGTATAACATTGAAACAGACGGAACCGGAAAGGCTAATATTAATGTACTGAATGAGTTAAAGGTGCGCACTTCGGGCTCTAGTGAAATCTATTATAAAGGAAATCCTAAAAAAGTAGACGAGAAAAAGTCTGGCGCCACCAAGCTGGAGAAAGTAAATTAG
- a CDS encoding ATP-dependent DNA helicase RecQ encodes MNETEVLKRYWGYDGFRPLQDEIIRSVLNGNDTLALLPTGGGKSICFQVPAMVRDGICIVVSPLVALMKDQVEGLKSKGIEAVAIYAGMGKREIDILLDNCIYGKIKFLYLSPERLLSELVRIRISYMNVNLIAVDEAHCISQWGYDFRPPYMKVSELRAIHPKVPVLALTATATRFVRNDIAEKLEMKQPHIFVQSFARKNLSYVVLDDEDKYKKLLGIITNVKGSGLVYVRNRRETAEVAHFLLRNGIAADFYHAGVEKDERFKKQEAWKRNRIRVMVATNAFGMGIDKPDVRFVVHLDLPDSLEAYYQEAGRAGRDEQKAYAVLLANASDQRSLKAKYADSFPSAEEIKKVYHYLGNYFQLAYGAGEGLTFSFDLADFCKRFSLGVMKTMAALKFLEHDGYLTLSENIFLPSRVLFLVGNEDVYRFQIENAGYDPLIKAILRSYGGSFEQYVKISESDIAGKIRLSYKDVVRMLNNLQEQGLLSYLPQSDQPQLQYLRPRLDFIHMDIDVRYIEQRKQIQTDQINAVLAYAGKQECRSVQLLAYFDEPGSEKCGICDVCLAEKKVNDAGELEDKIDFELITLLQVEMLSLDHLVAALGTGTENQRLDRIRALLDAGKIKTDGKNYYL; translated from the coding sequence ATGAACGAAACAGAAGTATTAAAGCGATATTGGGGATATGATGGTTTCAGGCCTTTACAAGATGAAATCATCAGGTCGGTTTTAAATGGAAATGATACTTTGGCTTTGCTACCTACGGGTGGAGGCAAATCCATATGTTTCCAGGTGCCGGCAATGGTTAGGGATGGGATTTGCATTGTAGTGTCGCCACTGGTTGCTTTGATGAAAGATCAGGTAGAGGGATTGAAATCAAAAGGGATAGAGGCGGTGGCCATTTATGCCGGAATGGGCAAAAGGGAAATTGATATTTTGCTGGATAATTGCATCTATGGTAAGATCAAATTTTTGTATTTATCGCCCGAACGTCTGCTGTCGGAATTGGTACGCATCCGGATTTCGTACATGAATGTCAATTTAATTGCGGTTGATGAAGCACATTGTATTTCGCAGTGGGGATATGATTTCAGACCGCCCTATATGAAAGTAAGCGAGCTGAGGGCAATACACCCTAAGGTACCAGTACTGGCACTTACGGCTACGGCAACCCGTTTTGTGCGGAATGATATTGCGGAAAAGCTAGAGATGAAACAGCCTCATATTTTTGTGCAGAGCTTTGCCCGCAAAAACCTGAGTTATGTGGTGTTGGATGATGAAGATAAGTATAAAAAACTGCTGGGCATTATCACCAATGTAAAAGGAAGTGGATTGGTGTATGTGCGAAACCGAAGGGAAACTGCCGAGGTAGCCCATTTTTTGCTGAGAAATGGAATAGCCGCCGATTTTTATCATGCGGGAGTAGAAAAGGATGAACGTTTTAAAAAGCAGGAAGCCTGGAAGCGCAACCGGATAAGGGTTATGGTAGCCACAAACGCTTTTGGTATGGGCATTGATAAGCCCGATGTCCGTTTTGTGGTGCACCTGGATTTGCCAGACAGTCTGGAGGCCTATTACCAGGAAGCCGGAAGGGCGGGAAGGGACGAGCAAAAAGCATATGCCGTTTTGCTGGCCAATGCCTCAGACCAACGATCGCTAAAAGCGAAATACGCCGATAGTTTTCCTTCGGCAGAGGAGATAAAGAAGGTTTATCATTATCTGGGCAATTATTTTCAGCTGGCTTATGGGGCTGGGGAAGGGCTTACTTTTAGTTTTGATCTGGCCGATTTTTGTAAAAGATTTAGCTTGGGTGTGATGAAAACGATGGCAGCACTTAAGTTTTTAGAACACGATGGTTATCTGACTTTGTCAGAAAATATATTTTTACCTTCCAGGGTGTTGTTTTTGGTAGGTAATGAGGATGTGTATCGATTTCAGATTGAAAATGCGGGTTACGATCCGCTGATAAAAGCGATATTAAGATCATATGGCGGTAGTTTTGAACAATATGTAAAGATCAGCGAGTCGGATATTGCGGGAAAGATCAGGCTTTCGTATAAGGATGTGGTGCGGATGCTGAACAATTTGCAGGAGCAGGGCTTGCTGTCGTACCTGCCACAATCTGACCAGCCGCAACTGCAATATTTGCGCCCACGGTTGGATTTTATCCATATGGATATTGACGTGAGGTATATTGAACAGCGTAAACAAATCCAGACCGACCAGATCAATGCCGTATTGGCTTATGCCGGTAAGCAGGAATGCAGGAGTGTGCAGTTGCTGGCTTATTTTGACGAACCCGGTTCGGAAAAATGTGGCATCTGTGATGTTTGTCTGGCCGAAAAAAAAGTAAATGATGCGGGAGAGCTGGAAGACAAGATAGATTTTGAGCTGATTACGCTTTTGCAGGTAGAAATGCTAAGCCTTGATCATTTGGTGGCTGCCCTGGGTACGGGGACCGAAAATCAGCGGTTAGATCGCATACGGGCGTTACTGGATGCCGGAAAAATTAAAACAGATGGTAAAAATTATTACCTTTAA
- a CDS encoding amidohydrolase family protein — protein MRTLFSRLLLVSILQAPFSNAFSQAPVQMRSQTGTPEKKWDVEKYKGSTKTFTLNTDEGTWMNLDVSADGKDIVFDLLGDLYIMPITGGSAVLLSGGPAWDIQPRFSPNGKYISYTSDKSGGDNIWIMNRDGSNKRQVTKETFRLLNNATWMPNSEYLIARKHFTGSRSLGAGEMWMYSIYGGEGVQLTKRKNDQQDAGEPNVSPNGKYLYFSEDMSPGPTFEYSKDPNGMIYAIRQLNLTTGKITNLIAQPGGAVRPQISPDGKMMAYIKRIRLKSVLMLQNLQTAEEWPIYEDLSHDQQETWAIFGVYPNYAWTPDGKSIIFYARGKIKKIDLSSLFTNNIPFHVTSSQTIQQALHFPQQVFENDFAVKMIRQLTTSADGKFVVFNAAGFLYKKELPYGLPERITKGIDFEFEPQISADGKSVIYTTWSDEFKGAIKKTDLKSGKTVTLTEEKGFYYSPSFSNKGDKIVFRKGIGNDVLGYAYGRGTGIFTMSANGGPKTLISESGIRPTFNTDDSRIYFQSSEGGKKAFKSVDLNGGNELTHYTSTYTTQFAPSPDGKWMAFTELFNVYVTPMVTAGTALDLSSTNKAIPLTRITKDAGTYVHWSHDSNKILWTLGEQYFSRDVKTVFSFADSASQNVQQPDTVGLTLGLRLKSDAPTGLIALTGARIITMKGDEVIENGAILIENNKIVSIGKNLPIPANTRIIDVTGKTIMPGMIDVHAHLRTSPDGISPQQDWSYLANLAFGVTTAHDPSSNTEMVFSQSEMIKTGRLVGPRLYSTGSILYGADGDFKVVINSLDDALSNLRRLKAVGAFSVKSYNQPRRDQRQQILEAARQLKMMVVPEGGSTFFTNMNMVADGHTGIEHSIPVAPVYKDITSFWNKTEVAYTPTLIVSYGSQWGENYWYDRTNVWENERLMAFTPRSIIDPRARRRTTSEYGDYGHIEVAKAAKQIAEGGTKVNLGAHGQIQGLGAHWELWMLAQGGMTPLQAIRCATVNGAAYLGMSKEIGSLEVGKLADLIVMDANPLDDIRNSEKIKYVMINGRIYDSLSMNEIGSREKLRGKLWFETGKGMVYTFPTGVSETWTFTTPNCE, from the coding sequence ATGAGAACACTATTTTCGCGCTTACTTCTTGTATCCATACTTCAGGCTCCATTTTCGAATGCCTTTTCGCAGGCGCCTGTACAAATGCGCTCACAAACAGGTACGCCAGAAAAAAAATGGGATGTAGAAAAATATAAAGGCAGCACCAAAACCTTTACCTTAAATACCGATGAAGGCACCTGGATGAACCTGGATGTAAGTGCTGATGGCAAGGATATTGTTTTCGATTTATTAGGTGATCTATACATAATGCCCATCACAGGTGGTTCCGCAGTACTTTTAAGCGGCGGACCGGCATGGGACATACAGCCCCGCTTTAGTCCTAATGGCAAATACATTTCCTATACCAGTGATAAAAGTGGTGGCGACAATATATGGATCATGAACCGCGATGGATCTAACAAAAGGCAGGTAACCAAAGAAACCTTCCGTTTGTTGAACAATGCCACCTGGATGCCCAACAGCGAGTACCTCATTGCCCGCAAACACTTTACCGGAAGCCGGTCACTCGGAGCCGGAGAAATGTGGATGTACAGCATTTATGGCGGCGAGGGTGTACAGCTGACCAAAAGAAAAAATGACCAGCAGGATGCCGGCGAGCCCAATGTTTCGCCCAATGGCAAATACCTCTATTTTAGCGAAGACATGTCGCCCGGCCCTACTTTCGAATACAGCAAAGACCCTAATGGCATGATTTACGCCATCCGTCAGCTCAACCTCACCACCGGAAAAATAACCAACCTGATTGCCCAACCGGGTGGTGCAGTAAGGCCGCAAATATCGCCCGATGGCAAAATGATGGCCTATATAAAGCGGATCCGCCTTAAATCGGTACTGATGTTGCAAAACCTGCAAACAGCCGAAGAGTGGCCGATATATGAAGACTTATCGCACGACCAACAGGAAACATGGGCCATTTTTGGCGTTTACCCCAACTATGCATGGACACCCGATGGCAAAAGCATTATCTTTTATGCCCGGGGGAAAATCAAAAAGATCGACCTCAGTTCGCTGTTTACCAACAACATTCCTTTCCATGTAACCAGCTCGCAAACCATACAACAGGCCTTACACTTTCCGCAGCAGGTATTCGAAAACGATTTTGCGGTAAAAATGATCAGACAGCTCACTACATCGGCCGATGGAAAGTTTGTGGTGTTTAATGCAGCTGGCTTTTTATACAAAAAAGAATTACCCTATGGTTTGCCAGAAAGAATAACCAAAGGCATCGATTTTGAATTTGAACCCCAGATCAGTGCCGATGGCAAATCCGTTATTTATACGACATGGAGTGACGAGTTTAAAGGAGCGATCAAAAAAACCGATCTGAAATCGGGTAAAACCGTTACCCTTACGGAAGAAAAAGGCTTCTATTACAGTCCCTCCTTCTCCAATAAAGGTGATAAAATTGTGTTCAGGAAAGGCATTGGCAATGATGTATTGGGCTATGCCTACGGGCGTGGCACGGGGATATTTACCATGTCGGCCAATGGCGGTCCAAAAACGCTGATTTCGGAAAGCGGTATCAGGCCCACGTTCAATACCGACGATAGCAGAATCTATTTCCAATCGTCAGAGGGCGGCAAAAAGGCCTTTAAAAGTGTAGATCTGAATGGCGGTAACGAACTGACCCATTATACCTCTACCTACACCACACAGTTTGCCCCTAGTCCGGATGGCAAATGGATGGCCTTTACCGAACTGTTTAACGTATATGTGACACCGATGGTTACTGCCGGAACGGCGCTTGATCTCTCCTCAACTAACAAGGCTATCCCCCTAACCCGCATTACAAAGGATGCAGGAACCTATGTACACTGGAGCCACGACAGTAATAAAATTTTGTGGACCCTGGGCGAACAATACTTTAGCAGAGATGTAAAAACGGTTTTTAGCTTTGCCGACAGCGCTTCACAAAACGTTCAGCAACCTGATACCGTAGGCCTCACTTTGGGTTTAAGACTGAAAAGCGATGCCCCAACCGGTTTAATAGCGCTAACCGGTGCCAGAATCATCACCATGAAGGGCGATGAGGTGATAGAAAACGGTGCCATTCTAATAGAAAACAACAAGATTGTATCCATAGGAAAAAACCTTCCTATCCCCGCAAACACCAGGATTATTGATGTAACCGGAAAAACGATTATGCCAGGCATGATAGATGTACACGCGCATTTACGTACCAGCCCGGATGGCATTAGTCCGCAACAGGACTGGTCGTACCTGGCCAACCTGGCTTTTGGCGTAACCACTGCACACGATCCTTCCAGCAATACCGAAATGGTGTTCAGCCAGTCGGAAATGATTAAAACAGGACGCTTAGTTGGACCACGTTTATATTCAACCGGTTCTATTTTATATGGTGCCGATGGAGATTTTAAAGTAGTGATCAACAGTCTGGATGACGCCCTATCCAACCTCAGAAGGCTAAAAGCAGTAGGTGCCTTTTCGGTAAAATCTTATAACCAGCCCCGTCGCGATCAGCGTCAGCAAATTTTAGAAGCTGCCCGACAGTTAAAAATGATGGTGGTTCCAGAGGGAGGCTCTACTTTTTTCACCAATATGAATATGGTGGCCGATGGGCATACCGGCATAGAGCATAGCATCCCGGTTGCGCCGGTATACAAAGACATTACCAGTTTCTGGAATAAAACCGAAGTGGCCTATACCCCTACCTTGATTGTAAGCTACGGCAGCCAATGGGGCGAAAATTACTGGTACGACCGCACCAACGTATGGGAAAATGAGCGCCTGATGGCCTTTACCCCCCGCTCGATTATTGATCCGCGTGCCCGCAGACGGACAACTTCAGAATATGGCGATTACGGTCATATTGAGGTAGCCAAAGCAGCCAAACAAATTGCCGAAGGAGGCACAAAAGTAAACCTGGGTGCCCATGGGCAAATACAGGGCCTGGGCGCACATTGGGAACTATGGATGCTGGCCCAGGGCGGCATGACGCCTTTGCAGGCCATCCGTTGCGCCACAGTAAACGGCGCCGCTTACCTGGGCATGAGTAAAGAAATTGGCTCGCTGGAAGTTGGCAAACTGGCCGATCTGATTGTAATGGACGCAAACCCGCTGGATGACATCAGAAATTCGGAAAAAATCAAATATGTGATGATCAATGGCCGTATTTACGACAGCCTATCGATGAATGAAATAGGCAGTCGCGAAAAATTACGCGGTAAGCTATGGTTTGAAACCGGAAAAGGAATGGTGTATACTTTCCCTACCGGAGTTTCAGAAACCTGGACTTTTACCACACCTAACTGCGAATAA